In one Terriglobales bacterium genomic region, the following are encoded:
- a CDS encoding acylphosphatase — MECRRYIVRGRVQGVGFRWFVESAARALGITGWVRNNADGAVEVLAMGSGEQLAALHKQLRAGPRAARVDDVEVIPAQLVPNLTTFRIEGSWS; from the coding sequence ATGGAGTGCCGAAGATACATTGTCCGCGGCCGCGTGCAGGGAGTCGGCTTCCGCTGGTTCGTGGAAAGCGCGGCGCGCGCGCTGGGCATCACCGGCTGGGTACGCAACAATGCCGACGGCGCGGTGGAAGTGCTGGCCATGGGCAGCGGCGAGCAACTGGCCGCGCTGCACAAGCAGTTGCGCGCCGGGCCGCGCGCCGCGCGCGTTGACGACGTAGAGGTCATTCCCGCGCAACTGGTCCCGAACCTGACCACATTTCGCATTGAAGGAAGCTGGTCCTGA
- a CDS encoding HAD family phosphatase — MVKAILWDNDGVLVDTECLYFESTQRTLATIGIQLSLEQFFDLSMRQGRSAFDLAIKNGCSREQVMNSKRYRDLLYSGMLRRQTRVLPEVEETLKALDQRMRMAVVTSSQRQHFDTMHADLGLTKYFEFVLAREDYGKTKPNPEPYLLALERLGMRAEHCVAVEDSERGLAAARAADLRCLVIPNEITRSCSFPGATAVLPGAAAVLDAIAQL; from the coding sequence ATGGTAAAAGCGATTTTGTGGGACAACGATGGCGTGCTCGTGGATACCGAGTGCCTTTACTTCGAGAGCACCCAAAGAACCTTGGCCACGATCGGCATTCAACTGAGCCTGGAACAATTTTTCGACTTGTCGATGCGGCAAGGGCGGAGCGCGTTTGATCTTGCGATCAAAAACGGATGTTCACGAGAGCAGGTGATGAATTCGAAGCGCTACCGTGATCTCCTGTACTCCGGCATGTTGCGGCGCCAGACGCGGGTGTTGCCAGAAGTGGAGGAAACCCTGAAAGCGCTCGATCAGCGCATGCGCATGGCAGTCGTGACCAGTTCACAGCGGCAGCATTTTGACACCATGCATGCTGATCTCGGCTTGACCAAGTATTTCGAGTTTGTACTGGCGCGGGAGGATTACGGCAAGACGAAGCCGAATCCCGAACCCTACCTGCTGGCGCTCGAACGACTGGGGATGAGGGCCGAACACTGCGTTGCTGTTGAGGACTCAGAACGTGGTTTGGCAGCTGCCCGCGCCGCCGACCTGCGATGCCTCGTAATCCCAAACGAAATCACCCGGAGTTGTAGCTTTCCGGGAGCCACTGCCGTATTGCCCGGAGCGGCAGCCGTTCTCGACGCCATCGCCCAGTTATAG
- a CDS encoding diacylglycerol kinase family protein, with amino-acid sequence MRAIAIRGQGVTEAHLSPFRRSGIELATEAASDRADAILVFGGDGTVHHQLTAAIEQRTPMLVVPFGSGNDFARCLGLATAEASLAAWKAFCAGAGNVRVIDAGRICSPQAATTAYFCCVAGAGLDADANRRANAMPRWLRGNGGYFLAAGLAILLRRNARFRFRAERPAGSMPSVAIESAGPERVMLRWADDPVIEAGGPGTLIAFANAPAYGGGFRMAPAARLDDGLLDAVFVHRIGRLRMLRLAAELRGGTHIRHPEVQYLRASRIDLESDPPLDLYADGEFIARTPLRIEVVPRALQVIVPAATSSAV; translated from the coding sequence ATGCGCGCCATCGCCATTCGCGGTCAAGGCGTCACAGAAGCACACCTGTCGCCGTTTCGTCGGTCGGGCATAGAGCTTGCAACCGAAGCTGCCAGCGACCGCGCCGACGCCATACTGGTTTTCGGTGGCGACGGGACGGTCCATCACCAGCTCACCGCCGCCATCGAGCAACGGACCCCGATGCTCGTCGTCCCGTTTGGCAGCGGCAACGACTTCGCCCGCTGCCTCGGCCTGGCGACAGCGGAAGCTTCGCTCGCGGCCTGGAAGGCGTTCTGCGCGGGCGCCGGGAACGTCCGCGTGATTGACGCGGGCCGCATCTGCTCCCCGCAAGCGGCAACCACCGCGTACTTTTGCTGCGTCGCCGGCGCCGGTCTCGACGCCGACGCCAACCGCCGCGCCAACGCGATGCCGCGCTGGCTGCGCGGCAATGGTGGATATTTCCTTGCCGCAGGCCTGGCCATCCTGCTGCGCCGCAATGCGCGGTTTCGGTTCCGCGCCGAGCGCCCGGCGGGAAGCATGCCTTCGGTGGCCATCGAGAGCGCCGGTCCCGAGCGCGTGATGCTGCGCTGGGCCGACGATCCCGTCATCGAAGCCGGCGGGCCGGGCACCCTGATCGCCTTCGCCAACGCTCCCGCCTACGGCGGCGGATTTCGCATGGCGCCGGCCGCACGTCTCGACGACGGCCTGCTCGACGCCGTCTTCGTTCACCGCATCGGCCGGCTGCGCATGCTGCGCCTGGCGGCCGAGCTCCGCGGCGGCACGCACATCCGCCATCCGGAAGTGCAGTATTTGCGCGCCAGCAGGATCGATCTGGAATCCGATCCGCCGCTCGACCTCTATGCCGACGGCGAATTCATTGCCCGCACGCCGCTGCGCATTGAGGTCGTCCCGCGCGCGCTCCAGGTCATCGTTCCCGCCGCAACCAGCTCCGCGGTGTAA
- a CDS encoding UDP-3-O-(3-hydroxymyristoyl)glucosamine N-acyltransferase, which translates to MSMTVRQIADATGARIVTDGASSLSGVASVSSAGPADLIFVEDEKLLPEALASRAGALIAGEFAANTATSKPLLIARDPKLTFARAAALLSGGQAAGIHPSAVVHPDAKLGADVSVGACAVIEAGAVIGEGSRIGPNVTIHSRVKLGARVVVQANSVLGSDGFGYVRDPATGRYTKFPQVGRLEIGDDVEIGAGCTIDRGALDATIIGRGSKLDNLVHVGHNVRIGEDVVIAAQTGISGSTVIEDGVLAGGQVGLAEHVVIKRGVILGAQSGVPSNKILREPGVHWGTPARPLKQYLRELAQLARLTRREQEK; encoded by the coding sequence ATGAGCATGACCGTCCGCCAGATCGCCGACGCCACCGGCGCCCGCATCGTCACCGACGGCGCATCATCGCTCTCCGGCGTAGCCAGTGTTTCCAGCGCGGGGCCCGCCGACCTCATCTTTGTAGAGGACGAGAAGCTCCTGCCCGAAGCGCTCGCCTCGCGCGCCGGCGCGTTGATCGCTGGCGAATTTGCAGCGAACACGGCCACATCGAAGCCGCTGCTGATCGCCAGGGACCCCAAGCTCACCTTCGCCCGCGCCGCAGCGCTGCTGTCCGGCGGCCAGGCTGCCGGAATCCATCCTTCCGCCGTCGTCCATCCAGACGCGAAGCTGGGCGCCGACGTGAGTGTTGGCGCCTGCGCCGTCATTGAAGCCGGCGCGGTCATCGGCGAGGGCTCGCGCATCGGACCCAACGTCACGATTCACTCGCGGGTGAAGCTGGGCGCGCGCGTGGTGGTGCAGGCCAACTCGGTCCTCGGCAGCGACGGCTTCGGTTACGTTCGCGACCCTGCCACCGGCCGCTACACGAAATTTCCGCAGGTTGGGCGGCTCGAGATCGGTGACGACGTGGAAATCGGCGCCGGCTGCACGATTGATCGCGGCGCCCTCGACGCCACCATCATCGGACGCGGCTCGAAGCTCGACAACCTGGTGCACGTTGGCCACAACGTGCGCATCGGAGAAGATGTGGTCATCGCCGCGCAGACCGGCATCTCGGGTAGCACCGTCATCGAAGATGGCGTCCTCGCCGGCGGACAGGTCGGCCTCGCCGAACACGTTGTGATCAAACGCGGCGTCATCCTCGGCGCGCAATCCGGCGTGCCTTCCAACAAGATTCTGCGTGAACCCGGCGTCCATTGGGGCACGCCCGCGCGCCCCCTCAAGCAATATCTGCGCGAGTTGGCGCAGCTGGCTCGACTGACCAGGCGCGAGCAGGAGAAGTAA
- a CDS encoding c-type cytochrome: MKKALVVMPILAFAALAACRASAPGKIETLMAEQAKKIAIGGKDWKNPVASSATVIDEGRMHFQHHCQICHGNDGHNTGVPFAEKMSPPVADLGDKDVQEYSDGQLKWIVENGIKMTGMPGWKGILEDDEMWKIVHFIRHLPAKGSAGVPAIYKEEEEEHKAMHEKGAPHTHPGETHEHKH; the protein is encoded by the coding sequence GTGAAGAAAGCTCTGGTCGTGATGCCAATCCTGGCGTTCGCGGCACTGGCCGCGTGCCGGGCGAGCGCCCCCGGAAAAATCGAGACGCTGATGGCGGAACAAGCCAAGAAAATCGCCATCGGGGGAAAAGACTGGAAAAATCCGGTGGCCTCGTCCGCGACGGTGATCGACGAAGGGCGCATGCACTTCCAGCATCACTGCCAGATCTGTCACGGCAACGACGGACACAATACCGGCGTGCCGTTTGCGGAAAAGATGTCGCCCCCGGTGGCCGACCTGGGCGACAAAGACGTGCAGGAATACTCCGACGGCCAGCTGAAGTGGATCGTGGAGAACGGCATCAAGATGACCGGCATGCCCGGGTGGAAGGGCATCCTGGAAGATGACGAGATGTGGAAGATCGTGCACTTCATCCGGCATCTGCCCGCCAAGGGCAGCGCGGGCGTGCCCGCGATCTACAAGGAAGAAGAAGAGGAGCACAAGGCGATGCACGAAAAAGGCGCGCCGCACACCCATCCGGGCGAAACACACGAGCACAAGCACTGA
- a CDS encoding YtxH domain-containing protein, with protein sequence MSNYERIGEYQPSERNSLGVALTFLLVGIGVGAVTALLLAPKSGKQLRRDLRRRYEDTREAMDEFTDQARDMFERGAEWARDAKERVAPLARGIRAR encoded by the coding sequence ATGAGCAACTACGAACGCATCGGCGAATATCAACCGTCGGAGCGCAACTCACTGGGCGTGGCGCTGACCTTCCTGCTGGTCGGGATCGGCGTGGGCGCCGTCACTGCCCTGCTGCTGGCGCCCAAGAGCGGCAAACAGCTTCGCCGGGACCTGCGGCGGCGGTACGAGGACACGCGCGAGGCGATGGACGAGTTCACCGACCAGGCCCGCGACATGTTCGAGCGCGGCGCCGAGTGGGCGCGCGACGCGAAGGAGCGCGTCGCTCCCCTGGCGCGCGGCATACGCGCGCGGTAA
- a CDS encoding histidine kinase, producing the protein MAPFFKKLLVGTSVCAFLGAFFAAHTYLAYAYNGPPISWSMAFMLAMTNWVLWGLAAPIVLWLARRLPVERRKWVWTIPAHVVLAVVFAVAHMVLLVWLSPLVGHYKPNYTVAQGVRAYMTSRFNMEFLTYWGMVAIGTAVQYYRRLQERQLQTAQLETSLAQAQVQLLRAQMNPHFLFNTLHAISTLVYRDPSAADQMISRLSDLLRLSLESGSEPRITLAQELDLVNRYLEIEQIRFGERLQVERAIADDTLHADVPSMLLQPLVENAIKHGIGQRSAGGRVSLRAWRQNSDLRIELRDDGPGFRNGNGAARGFGLNNTRQRLAQMYPDRHVFELSNPPGGGAQVNIALPFTSSAPTEAQP; encoded by the coding sequence ATGGCGCCGTTCTTCAAGAAGCTTCTCGTTGGGACATCGGTATGTGCCTTCCTCGGCGCTTTCTTTGCGGCGCATACCTATCTCGCCTACGCCTACAACGGCCCGCCAATCAGCTGGTCGATGGCCTTTATGCTGGCGATGACCAATTGGGTGCTGTGGGGTCTGGCCGCGCCGATCGTGCTCTGGCTCGCGCGTCGGCTGCCGGTGGAGCGGCGCAAGTGGGTGTGGACGATCCCGGCGCACGTCGTGCTGGCCGTCGTTTTTGCGGTTGCGCACATGGTGCTGCTCGTCTGGCTTTCCCCCCTGGTCGGGCACTACAAGCCTAATTACACGGTGGCGCAGGGTGTTCGCGCCTACATGACCAGCCGCTTCAACATGGAGTTCCTCACCTATTGGGGCATGGTCGCCATCGGAACGGCGGTGCAGTACTACCGTCGTTTGCAGGAGCGGCAACTGCAAACCGCGCAATTGGAAACCAGTCTCGCGCAGGCGCAGGTCCAGCTGTTGCGCGCGCAGATGAACCCGCACTTCCTGTTCAACACGCTGCACGCCATCTCCACGCTCGTCTATCGCGATCCCAGCGCCGCCGACCAGATGATCAGCCGCCTCAGCGACCTGCTGCGCCTTTCGCTCGAGAGCGGCTCCGAGCCCCGCATCACGCTCGCGCAGGAGCTCGATCTGGTGAACCGGTACCTGGAGATCGAGCAAATACGCTTCGGCGAACGCCTCCAGGTCGAGCGCGCCATCGCCGACGACACGCTACACGCCGACGTCCCCAGCATGCTCTTGCAGCCGCTGGTGGAAAACGCCATCAAGCACGGCATCGGACAGCGCAGCGCCGGCGGACGCGTCTCGCTCCGCGCCTGGCGCCAGAATTCCGACCTTCGCATCGAACTCCGTGACGACGGCCCCGGCTTTCGCAACGGCAACGGCGCCGCTCGCGGCTTCGGCCTGAACAACACACGGCAGCGGCTCGCGCAAATGTACCCCGACAGGCACGTCTTCGAATTGAGCAACCCGCCCGGCGGCGGCGCTCAGGTGAACATCGCGCTGCCCTTCACCAGCAGCGCTCCCACGGAGGCACAACCATGA
- the efp gene encoding elongation factor P, with amino-acid sequence MAIPATQLRPGMIIKHNNDLHNVFSVEHRTPGNLRAFIQAKLRNLRTGSMFEHRFRSSDPIDKITVDEEKMEYLYSDGDHYTFMNTETYEQITLGKDVLGDAVDYLTPNIQISVEFFDGKPVGVELPQTVDLTVVETEPGLKSATASSVTKPAKTETGLVVQVPPFVNEGDKIRVDTSEGAYLSRA; translated from the coding sequence ATGGCAATTCCGGCCACACAACTGCGTCCGGGCATGATCATCAAGCACAACAATGATCTGCACAACGTCTTCAGCGTGGAGCACCGCACGCCCGGCAACCTGCGTGCCTTCATCCAGGCCAAGCTGCGCAACCTGCGCACCGGCTCGATGTTCGAGCACCGCTTCCGGTCTTCCGACCCGATCGACAAGATCACCGTCGACGAAGAGAAGATGGAATACCTCTACAGCGACGGCGACCATTACACCTTTATGAACACCGAGACCTACGAGCAGATTACGCTCGGCAAAGACGTGCTCGGCGACGCAGTGGACTACCTGACGCCGAACATCCAGATCTCGGTCGAGTTCTTCGACGGCAAGCCGGTGGGCGTCGAATTGCCGCAGACGGTGGACCTGACCGTGGTCGAAACCGAGCCCGGCCTGAAGAGCGCAACCGCATCCAGCGTCACCAAGCCGGCGAAGACCGAGACCGGGCTCGTCGTGCAGGTGCCGCCGTTCGTCAACGAAGGCGACAAGATTCGCGTGGACACCAGTGAGGGCGCGTACCTCTCGCGCGCATAA
- the sppA gene encoding signal peptide peptidase SppA, which yields MAGERSRTWIWVLVGGGAFLLFFLAVFSLIYLSLRQNNAGLASGFGDKIAIVDLEGVIIDPKDVVKQLKKYGDDDSVKAIILHINTPGGGAAASEEIYRAVRRVREQKKKRVVASIETLGASGGYYVASAANKIFADEASIVGSIGVIAEWYNYGDLVRWAKLKDVVIKAGALKDTGNPNRDLTPEERVYLQSLIDDMHGQFIRAVADGRKMKVDEIKAIADGRVWTGSQALGLKLIDQVGDFETAVDDTAKAVGIKGEPTLVRPQKGRKTLLDLLAGDVSEWIPDRSKLLQTNVGFYYLWK from the coding sequence ATGGCCGGCGAACGATCGCGTACCTGGATTTGGGTGCTCGTAGGCGGCGGGGCCTTCTTGCTCTTCTTCCTTGCCGTCTTCTCGCTGATTTATCTCAGCCTGCGCCAGAACAATGCCGGGTTGGCCTCCGGCTTTGGCGACAAGATCGCCATCGTCGATCTGGAAGGCGTCATCATCGATCCCAAGGACGTCGTCAAGCAGCTCAAGAAGTACGGCGACGATGACTCGGTCAAGGCCATCATCCTGCACATCAACACGCCGGGTGGCGGCGCCGCCGCCAGCGAGGAGATCTACCGTGCGGTGCGCCGCGTGCGCGAGCAGAAGAAGAAGCGCGTGGTGGCGTCCATCGAGACGCTCGGCGCCAGCGGCGGCTACTACGTCGCCTCTGCCGCTAACAAGATCTTCGCCGACGAGGCCAGCATCGTGGGCAGCATCGGCGTGATCGCCGAGTGGTACAACTACGGCGACCTTGTCCGCTGGGCCAAGCTCAAGGATGTGGTCATCAAGGCCGGCGCGTTGAAAGATACCGGCAATCCCAACCGCGACCTGACGCCGGAAGAGCGCGTCTACCTGCAGTCGCTCATCGACGACATGCATGGCCAGTTCATCCGCGCCGTCGCCGACGGCCGCAAGATGAAGGTGGACGAGATCAAGGCCATCGCTGACGGCCGCGTCTGGACCGGCTCGCAGGCGCTGGGCCTGAAGCTGATCGACCAGGTCGGCGATTTCGAGACCGCCGTTGACGACACCGCCAAGGCCGTCGGCATCAAAGGTGAGCCCACGCTCGTGCGCCCGCAGAAAGGGCGCAAGACGCTGCTCGACCTGCTCGCCGGCGACGTCTCGGAATGGATCCCCGATCGGAGCAAGCTGTTGCAGACGAACGTTGGCTTTTACTATCTTTGGAAATAA
- a CDS encoding response regulator, translating to MIRVLIVDDEPLARERLRTLLAAAPDCELAGEASDGAQAVAAIQQTRPDLVFLDVQMPEVDGFDVLAALDHENMPEVVFVTAYDKYALHAFERQAIDYLLKPFDNQRFYRALERARTVLEARRQRQLNPALLRLIEQVSGNGRKPGRLVFKSSGRVVFLPTETIDYVQATGNYVTVHAGAESHLLRDTMTNLEQKLDTAKFARIHRSSIVNVDRIKTLEPVASGDYVVLLRNGARLQLSRTYRERLASRIGMQL from the coding sequence ATGATTCGCGTTCTCATCGTTGACGACGAGCCGCTGGCGCGCGAGCGCCTCCGCACCCTCCTTGCCGCCGCGCCCGATTGCGAGCTCGCCGGCGAGGCATCCGACGGCGCCCAGGCGGTGGCCGCCATCCAGCAGACTCGCCCCGACCTCGTCTTCCTCGACGTGCAGATGCCCGAGGTCGATGGCTTCGACGTGCTCGCCGCGCTCGACCACGAGAACATGCCGGAAGTGGTTTTCGTCACTGCCTACGACAAGTACGCGCTGCATGCCTTCGAGCGACAGGCCATCGACTACCTGCTGAAGCCCTTCGACAACCAGCGCTTCTATCGCGCCCTGGAACGGGCCCGCACCGTGCTCGAGGCGCGCCGCCAGCGTCAGCTGAATCCCGCGCTTCTGCGGCTCATCGAGCAGGTCTCCGGCAACGGACGCAAGCCCGGCCGGCTGGTGTTCAAGAGCAGCGGCCGCGTGGTGTTTCTCCCCACCGAGACCATCGACTACGTGCAGGCCACCGGCAATTACGTCACCGTGCACGCCGGCGCCGAATCGCATCTTCTGCGCGACACCATGACCAACCTCGAGCAGAAGCTCGACACCGCCAAGTTCGCGCGCATCCACCGGTCGAGCATCGTCAATGTCGACCGCATCAAGACCCTCGAACCGGTGGCCTCAGGCGACTACGTGGTGCTGCTGCGCAACGGCGCTCGCCTGCAACTCAGCCGGACATATCGTGAGCGGCTGGCTTCGCGGATTGGGATGCAGCTCTGA
- a CDS encoding HU family DNA-binding protein, with amino-acid sequence MTKADLIEEVSKLVELTRKDSEVIVETIFGSIVRSLHAGDKIEIRGFGSFRTRQRKPRVGRNPKTGERVDVPAKKIPFFKPSKELKDLVNSTSAAAGS; translated from the coding sequence ATGACGAAAGCCGACTTGATCGAAGAAGTGTCCAAACTGGTCGAGCTCACCCGCAAGGACAGCGAGGTGATCGTGGAGACCATCTTCGGCAGCATCGTCCGTTCGCTGCACGCCGGCGACAAGATCGAGATTCGCGGCTTCGGCAGCTTCCGTACGCGTCAGCGCAAGCCGCGCGTCGGGCGCAATCCGAAGACGGGGGAGCGCGTCGACGTGCCCGCCAAGAAAATCCCCTTCTTCAAGCCCAGTAAGGAACTCAAGGACCTGGTGAACAGCACCAGCGCCGCCGCCGGCTCTTAA
- a CDS encoding lysophospholipid acyltransferase family protein, with protein MREWLEYVPVWLLLRVLGLLPRSAARAVGIAVGRLVYWLHPRLRRVGARNLELAFPEKSAGERARILRGMYATLGRQLADFAHLPRFTGENIADLVVHDGLEHYLAARDRGKGVLFATAHVGGWEIGSYGHALYGHPLQMVVRPLDNARLDRLVERYRTRSGNRTFPKEDFARGLLAATRDGQTVGILMDTNMTPPQGVFVPFFGRLACTASGLARVALRTDAAVVPGFTIWDEQLGKYRIRFDPALELVRTGNDEADAVANTALCTQVIEKYVRQHPEQWLWVHRRWKTRPPGEPPLY; from the coding sequence ATGCGTGAGTGGCTCGAGTATGTGCCGGTATGGCTGCTGTTGCGGGTGCTCGGCCTGCTCCCGCGCTCGGCAGCTCGCGCCGTCGGCATCGCCGTCGGACGCCTGGTCTACTGGCTCCATCCGCGGCTGCGGCGTGTCGGCGCGCGCAACCTGGAGCTAGCGTTTCCTGAAAAATCTGCGGGGGAGCGCGCCCGCATTCTCCGCGGCATGTACGCCACGCTTGGCCGCCAGCTCGCCGACTTCGCCCACCTCCCACGGTTCACTGGCGAAAACATCGCTGACCTGGTCGTGCACGACGGCCTCGAGCACTACCTCGCGGCCCGCGACCGCGGCAAGGGCGTGCTCTTCGCCACGGCGCACGTGGGCGGATGGGAGATCGGTTCCTACGGGCACGCACTCTACGGCCATCCGCTGCAAATGGTGGTGCGCCCGCTCGACAATGCCCGCCTCGACCGGCTCGTCGAGCGCTATCGCACGCGCAGCGGCAACCGAACGTTTCCCAAGGAAGACTTTGCTCGAGGTTTGCTCGCCGCCACGCGCGACGGCCAGACCGTCGGCATCCTGATGGACACCAACATGACGCCGCCGCAGGGCGTCTTCGTGCCGTTTTTCGGCAGGCTCGCATGCACGGCCAGTGGGCTGGCGCGTGTGGCCCTTCGCACCGACGCGGCGGTCGTTCCGGGCTTCACGATTTGGGACGAACAGCTCGGGAAGTACCGCATCCGCTTCGATCCCGCCCTCGAGCTTGTTCGTACCGGCAACGACGAAGCCGACGCCGTCGCCAACACCGCGCTCTGCACGCAGGTCATCGAAAAGTATGTGCGGCAGCATCCCGAGCAGTGGCTCTGGGTCCACCGTCGCTGGAAAACGCGTCCTCCGGGCGAGCCGCCGCTATACTGA
- a CDS encoding CPBP family intramembrane glutamic endopeptidase — protein sequence MKVIPTFLLQALATGSLWIAGLLPLVLLAFRGVKPLAANRLAVAAGVIYLDLACVMAPRTAWFRGLSWNWQGKILEVLWVLLLASVPGYSLARLGIRGRLAPRSVGPILCVALGAVALPMVFWFQGMRMPPDRETLLFELTMPGIAEELVFRGVFQSLLNEAFGQPWRLGKAPLGWGSVLTAILFVVGHGALFDHHLHLQTSAFAMLFSLPPAVLLGWLRERTGSVWPGMVVHNLVDGLPLLASRLL from the coding sequence ATGAAAGTCATACCGACATTTCTGTTGCAAGCGCTGGCCACTGGTTCGCTCTGGATAGCGGGGCTTCTTCCCCTGGTTCTATTGGCCTTCCGTGGTGTTAAGCCTCTGGCTGCCAACCGACTGGCCGTGGCTGCGGGTGTGATCTATTTGGACTTGGCCTGCGTAATGGCTCCCCGAACCGCTTGGTTTCGCGGCTTATCCTGGAACTGGCAGGGGAAAATTCTAGAAGTGCTTTGGGTGCTGCTGCTAGCGTCCGTGCCCGGTTACAGTTTGGCACGCCTCGGCATCCGAGGGCGGTTGGCGCCACGAAGCGTGGGCCCGATTTTGTGCGTGGCTTTGGGAGCTGTGGCGCTGCCAATGGTGTTCTGGTTCCAGGGGATGCGCATGCCGCCGGACCGGGAAACCTTGTTATTTGAGTTGACCATGCCCGGAATCGCCGAAGAGCTTGTCTTCCGAGGAGTTTTCCAATCGTTGCTGAACGAAGCCTTCGGCCAGCCCTGGCGGCTAGGTAAGGCGCCCCTGGGTTGGGGCAGCGTGCTCACCGCGATACTTTTCGTGGTTGGCCACGGCGCACTCTTCGACCACCACCTGCACTTGCAAACCAGCGCGTTCGCCATGCTGTTCTCGTTACCGCCCGCTGTCCTCCTAGGTTGGCTAAGAGAGCGCACTGGGAGCGTGTGGCCGGGCATGGTGGTCCACAATCTTGTCGACGGCTTGCCCCTGCTGGCAAGCCGGTTGCTATGA
- a CDS encoding L-threonylcarbamoyladenylate synthase, giving the protein MQTLCLSANYAGAIEQAVKIIRAGGLVAFPTETVYGLGGNALDTVAVKKIFIAKERPRWDPLIVHVSSREMLESLASKMPAKVDDLFSAFMPGPLTLVLPKNAMVPDIVTAGRDTVAVRFPAHPVAERLIAESGVPIAAPSANRFQHVSPTRAEHVLADLDGRIEAVLDGGPCPIGVESTVLDLTAGPRILRQGGVTAEQLRRLLGKVDAGDAVSHPPEKGLPSPGMVSRHYAPRTKLVLSDGQEDALAEVVQPWSEQEVGVLLPSGWHTAAPLSFDWGRWGDWSTLAARLYAGLRWLDEQEPYFIVAPLPPEEGLGSAIRQRLLKAASTATDRV; this is encoded by the coding sequence ATGCAAACGCTGTGTTTATCGGCAAATTATGCCGGCGCCATTGAGCAGGCGGTGAAGATTATTCGCGCCGGTGGATTGGTTGCGTTTCCGACCGAAACCGTCTACGGGCTTGGCGGGAACGCTCTCGACACCGTCGCGGTGAAAAAAATCTTTATCGCGAAGGAGCGGCCACGCTGGGACCCTCTCATCGTGCATGTGAGTTCGCGTGAGATGTTGGAGTCATTGGCGTCGAAGATGCCCGCGAAGGTCGATGATCTGTTTTCCGCGTTTATGCCGGGACCGCTGACCCTCGTTCTTCCAAAGAACGCCATGGTGCCGGATATAGTGACGGCAGGCCGCGATACGGTGGCGGTTCGTTTTCCCGCCCATCCGGTGGCAGAACGGTTGATCGCGGAGAGCGGAGTGCCAATCGCCGCGCCGAGCGCGAACCGGTTTCAGCACGTGAGTCCGACGAGAGCCGAGCACGTGTTAGCTGACCTGGATGGGCGAATCGAGGCAGTTCTCGATGGCGGTCCGTGCCCAATCGGGGTGGAATCCACCGTGCTCGATCTCACCGCTGGGCCGCGCATCCTGCGCCAGGGAGGCGTAACCGCCGAGCAGTTGAGACGGCTGCTTGGCAAGGTTGACGCGGGCGATGCGGTTTCGCATCCGCCAGAGAAGGGCTTGCCCTCGCCGGGGATGGTGTCGCGCCACTACGCACCCCGGACGAAGTTAGTGCTGAGCGACGGACAGGAAGACGCACTCGCTGAAGTGGTGCAACCATGGTCGGAGCAGGAGGTGGGAGTCTTGCTGCCGAGCGGCTGGCATACGGCTGCGCCGTTGAGCTTTGACTGGGGCCGGTGGGGAGACTGGAGCACATTAGCTGCGCGACTGTACGCGGGACTACGTTGGCTGGACGAGCAAGAGCCCTACTTCATCGTGGCGCCGTTGCCTCCGGAAGAAGGACTCGGTTCCGCGATCCGGCAACGGCTCTTAAAAGCTGCGAGCACGGCGACCGACCGTGTCTAA